The Streptomyces cynarae genome contains a region encoding:
- a CDS encoding LacI family DNA-binding transcriptional regulator translates to MKKSFPAASEGARRRATLSDVAQMAGVSNATVSRVLAGNYPVSVTTKNRVMRAVRQLDYVVNAQARALQAGASRTIAFVLHDITGPSFAEAAAGVEEEAARYGRLCVVCTTNGSRERQSKVIDLMRAQGAEAVILIGGTDNDEESHGRLVAYARSLAAAGSRLVLCGCPPPREPLPVTVIDYDNEAGAYAATAHLLSQGHRRILFVGKGEGYTTSEARFAGYLRALTSFGIEPDPELQVVVDFSRAASVRAMREVLARQVAFTAVFAASDMTAAGCMQVLREQGRKVPEDVSVVGYDDIPMTIDMTPRLTTVHVPYRELGRAAVRHVMELDPAARQDIDHVVLGTHLMVRESVAPPAVEPA, encoded by the coding sequence GTGAAGAAATCGTTTCCCGCGGCGAGCGAGGGAGCGCGGCGCCGCGCGACCCTGAGCGACGTCGCGCAGATGGCAGGTGTGTCGAACGCCACCGTCTCGCGTGTCCTTGCCGGCAACTACCCGGTCTCCGTGACCACGAAGAACCGGGTGATGCGCGCGGTCCGCCAGCTCGACTACGTCGTCAACGCCCAGGCCCGGGCTCTGCAGGCGGGTGCCAGCCGCACCATCGCCTTCGTCCTGCACGACATCACCGGGCCGTCCTTCGCCGAGGCCGCGGCTGGAGTCGAGGAGGAGGCCGCCCGCTACGGCCGGCTGTGCGTCGTCTGCACCACGAATGGCAGCCGGGAGCGCCAGTCGAAGGTCATCGACCTCATGCGTGCACAGGGTGCCGAGGCAGTGATCCTCATCGGCGGGACCGACAACGACGAGGAGTCGCACGGCCGACTGGTGGCCTACGCCCGGTCCCTTGCCGCGGCCGGCTCCCGCCTGGTGCTGTGCGGCTGCCCACCGCCCAGGGAGCCGCTGCCGGTGACCGTCATCGACTACGACAACGAGGCGGGCGCCTACGCGGCCACCGCCCACCTGCTCTCGCAGGGCCACCGACGGATTCTCTTCGTCGGCAAGGGAGAGGGATACACCACCTCGGAGGCACGGTTCGCCGGGTACCTGCGGGCGCTGACCTCCTTCGGCATCGAACCGGACCCCGAGTTGCAGGTGGTCGTCGACTTCAGCCGCGCGGCAAGCGTGCGCGCGATGCGGGAGGTCCTCGCCCGCCAGGTCGCGTTCACCGCCGTCTTCGCCGCCTCCGACATGACCGCGGCAGGGTGCATGCAGGTCCTGCGCGAACAGGGCAGGAAGGTTCCCGAGGACGTCTCCGTGGTCGGCTACGACGACATCCCGATGACGATCGACATGACCCCCCGACTGACCACCGTGCACGTTCCCTACCGAGAGCTCGGCCGGGCCGCCGTCCGACACGTCATGGAACTGGACCCCGCAGCGCGCCAGGACATCGACCACGTCGTGCTGGGAACCCATCTCATGGTGCGGGAGTCGGTCGCACCGCCGGCTGTCGAGCCGGCCTGA
- a CDS encoding hydroxyacid dehydrogenase, whose amino-acid sequence MTLQPRRRATSDIRCTLAMSPPGLADHLFPDAVRRRLEGAVKVSPQILTEFTSPSSRAELADTDVLLTGWGCPPLDADALACAPRLAAVVSAAGSALPPLHADPVLAKRLRFANAGAANAVPVAEYSVAMILLAGKRIFESARLYRERRDFIDREAAFPDAGNYRRTVGLIGASRIGRLVIERLRQSTDLRIVVADPYLSVEEAALLGVHVVGVPELMRSVDVVSVHAPLLPETRGMITAELLALLPDGATVINSARGALIDQDALLAELAAGRLNAILDVTHPEVLPADHPFYDLDNVFLTPHMAGSVGNELRRMGEHVVDEVIRFARGEDFANPEHPQSAGAPIPAAE is encoded by the coding sequence ATGACCCTGCAGCCACGCCGTCGAGCCACCTCGGACATCCGCTGCACCCTCGCGATGTCACCCCCCGGCCTGGCGGACCATCTCTTTCCCGATGCCGTCCGGCGCCGCCTGGAAGGGGCCGTGAAGGTGTCCCCGCAGATCCTCACCGAGTTCACCTCCCCGTCCTCGCGCGCCGAACTCGCCGACACCGACGTCCTGCTCACCGGGTGGGGGTGCCCCCCGCTGGACGCCGACGCCCTCGCCTGTGCTCCTCGACTCGCGGCGGTGGTCAGCGCCGCAGGCTCCGCCCTGCCGCCGCTGCATGCAGATCCGGTGCTCGCCAAACGGCTGCGCTTCGCCAACGCCGGCGCCGCCAACGCTGTTCCAGTAGCGGAGTACAGCGTTGCCATGATCCTGCTGGCCGGAAAGCGGATCTTCGAATCCGCCAGGCTGTACCGCGAGCGCAGGGACTTCATCGACCGTGAGGCGGCCTTTCCCGACGCGGGCAACTACCGGCGGACGGTGGGGCTGATCGGTGCCTCACGCATTGGCCGACTCGTCATCGAGCGCCTGCGGCAGAGCACCGACCTCAGGATCGTCGTGGCGGACCCGTACCTGTCCGTCGAGGAGGCCGCACTTCTCGGCGTCCACGTGGTCGGCGTTCCCGAACTCATGCGGTCGGTCGATGTCGTCTCGGTGCATGCTCCACTGTTGCCCGAGACGAGAGGCATGATCACAGCCGAACTGCTGGCGCTGCTGCCGGACGGTGCGACGGTCATCAACAGCGCCCGGGGGGCGTTGATCGACCAGGACGCGCTGCTCGCCGAACTCGCCGCAGGGCGCCTCAACGCGATCCTCGATGTCACCCACCCCGAGGTACTGCCCGCCGACCACCCGTTCTACGACCTGGACAACGTCTTCCTCACTCCGCACATGGCCGGTTCCGTCGGCAACGAACTGCGCAGGATGGGAGAGCACGTGGTCGATGAGGTGATCAGGTTCGCACGCGGTGAGGACTTCGCGAACCCGGAGCACCCGCAGTCCGCGGGCGCTCCGATACCGGCGGCCGAGTGA
- a CDS encoding substrate-binding domain-containing protein, giving the protein MRRLLASRAGFGAVVAATDIVAAGAIQALREEGIQVPDDVTTAGYDDITTALDVYPALTTVHVPHEELGRAAVGLALHREEFPETGTSSSAHMSSSGTPPGPRPMTCPACARRAESWIDG; this is encoded by the coding sequence GTGCGCAGGCTGCTCGCCTCCCGCGCAGGCTTCGGCGCGGTGGTCGCGGCCACCGACATTGTTGCGGCCGGCGCGATACAGGCGCTGCGTGAGGAAGGCATCCAGGTGCCGGACGACGTCACCACCGCGGGCTACGACGACATCACGACGGCGCTCGACGTGTACCCGGCACTCACCACGGTCCACGTTCCGCACGAGGAACTGGGCCGTGCCGCGGTAGGCCTGGCCCTGCACCGCGAGGAGTTCCCCGAGACCGGCACCAGTTCTTCGGCACACATGTCGTCGTCCGGGACTCCACCCGGACCCCGGCCGATGACCTGCCCGGCCTGCGCGAGGCGTGCCGAGTCCTGGATCGATGGATAG
- a CDS encoding ABC transporter substrate-binding protein, whose product MNRKKVVLASATAMALSAALVACGGGSEGGTDSSANGPVTIKWWTWDEAKSTEPVAAKFNATHKNVKIQVVKQVDNPGAMANLRNAVASGKDVPCLVKNGAEVPGLVGEGLLADITQYLEPYVKQGLFIPASVPAIQAGGRDYAIPTGFNPSFMVINRKVYDQYGIKPPKTWDDVIAAGKEFKKHGIYVMNLAGEDPSTLVNLVQQAGGSWYKQDGDKWKVDFLSPESLKAGNIVQQLVDNGIVANQTYTDRPALISYFDSGKMVSLPTQTWQLAKYELNYKKTLGDWEPIDLPQFSDATSFTTQAHNANTGMLVPKGCAHLKEATEAGVWLNTSKDAIDASYQKDTKQYTWPGAIPDPSPWVDSAVPPKLFGPYRPEAKTVILKAVASAKDSWVVGPNYTGVFAELQDQWAKIVTKKITVRQALEHMQTYTVADLKSKHINVEG is encoded by the coding sequence ATGAACCGCAAGAAGGTCGTACTGGCCTCCGCCACCGCGATGGCGCTGTCCGCGGCCCTGGTCGCCTGCGGCGGTGGAAGTGAGGGCGGTACCGACTCCAGCGCGAACGGCCCGGTCACCATCAAGTGGTGGACCTGGGACGAGGCCAAGAGCACCGAGCCGGTTGCCGCCAAGTTCAACGCGACCCACAAAAACGTCAAGATCCAGGTGGTCAAGCAGGTCGACAACCCGGGAGCGATGGCCAACCTCCGCAACGCCGTCGCCTCGGGCAAGGACGTCCCGTGCCTGGTCAAGAACGGCGCGGAGGTCCCAGGCCTGGTCGGTGAGGGACTGCTCGCCGACATCACCCAGTACCTGGAGCCTTACGTCAAGCAGGGACTCTTCATCCCGGCATCGGTTCCCGCCATCCAGGCCGGGGGCAGGGACTACGCGATCCCGACCGGATTCAACCCCTCGTTCATGGTGATCAACCGGAAGGTCTACGACCAGTACGGCATCAAGCCCCCCAAGACCTGGGACGACGTCATCGCGGCCGGCAAGGAGTTCAAGAAGCACGGCATCTACGTGATGAACCTGGCCGGCGAAGACCCGTCGACCCTGGTCAATCTGGTCCAGCAGGCCGGAGGCTCCTGGTACAAGCAGGACGGGGACAAGTGGAAGGTGGACTTCCTGTCCCCTGAGTCTCTCAAGGCCGGGAACATCGTCCAGCAGCTGGTGGACAACGGCATCGTCGCCAACCAGACGTACACCGACCGGCCGGCACTCATCAGCTACTTCGACTCCGGCAAGATGGTCTCCCTGCCGACCCAGACATGGCAGCTGGCCAAGTACGAACTCAACTACAAGAAGACGCTGGGGGACTGGGAACCGATCGACCTCCCGCAGTTCTCCGACGCGACATCGTTCACCACCCAGGCGCACAACGCCAACACCGGCATGCTCGTGCCCAAGGGCTGCGCCCACCTGAAAGAGGCCACCGAGGCCGGTGTCTGGCTGAACACTTCCAAGGACGCGATCGATGCCTCCTACCAGAAGGACACCAAGCAGTACACCTGGCCCGGCGCGATCCCCGACCCGTCGCCGTGGGTGGACTCCGCCGTCCCCCCCAAGCTCTTCGGGCCGTACCGGCCCGAGGCGAAGACCGTGATCCTCAAGGCGGTCGCCAGTGCCAAGGACTCCTGGGTGGTCGGGCCGAACTACACCGGCGTGTTCGCCGAACTCCAGGACCAGTGGGCGAAGATCGTCACCAAGAAGATCACAGTCCGGCAGGCGCTTGAGCACATGCAGACGTACACCGTCGCCGACCTGAAGTCCAAGCACATCAACGTCGAGGGCTGA
- a CDS encoding carbohydrate ABC transporter permease, with product MTVVEQQPSRAPGLRWRRVMALKGASLTVPFFLGFGLFTVTPIVMALRKSLYREQSSGLGFGGKTVEFVGLDNFTKGLQDTHFWGAMGRVALFGAISIPLIQLAAVGLALLLDAASQRVANRFRIALLIPYMIPGIVATLIWIYIYSPAVGPLTPFFKHLGISADFYSGSMIWISIGNLIAWSSIGFNMLIVYSALRALPTEIYDSARIDGASEWRIAWSIKVPLIRRSLVLTSVLSIIGALQIFSDPVLFRSMTPETVTRDFTPIMDIYDWAFSQGEFNYAAALSIILAVVVGTTSAIFYRLTNKAPTS from the coding sequence ATGACCGTCGTCGAGCAGCAGCCGTCCCGCGCGCCGGGTCTGCGCTGGCGCAGAGTGATGGCGCTCAAGGGCGCCTCCCTCACCGTGCCGTTCTTCCTCGGGTTCGGGCTCTTCACCGTGACGCCGATCGTCATGGCCCTCAGGAAGAGCCTGTACCGGGAGCAGAGCTCAGGACTGGGATTCGGGGGCAAGACCGTCGAGTTCGTCGGACTCGACAACTTCACGAAGGGGCTCCAGGACACCCACTTCTGGGGCGCCATGGGCCGGGTCGCCCTCTTCGGGGCGATCAGCATCCCGCTGATCCAACTGGCCGCCGTGGGACTCGCGCTGCTCCTCGACGCGGCGTCGCAACGAGTCGCCAACCGATTCCGGATCGCGCTCCTCATCCCCTACATGATTCCCGGCATCGTCGCGACGCTCATCTGGATCTACATCTACAGCCCGGCTGTGGGACCGCTGACACCATTCTTCAAACATCTCGGAATCAGCGCCGACTTCTACAGCGGCTCCATGATCTGGATATCCATCGGCAATCTGATCGCATGGAGCAGCATCGGCTTCAACATGCTCATCGTGTACTCCGCGCTGCGGGCACTGCCGACCGAGATCTATGACAGCGCCCGCATCGACGGGGCCTCGGAGTGGCGTATCGCCTGGTCGATCAAGGTGCCGCTGATCCGCAGATCCCTGGTGCTGACCAGTGTGCTCAGCATCATCGGAGCCCTGCAGATATTCAGCGATCCCGTGCTGTTCCGGTCGATGACGCCTGAGACAGTCACCCGTGACTTCACCCCGATCATGGACATTTACGACTGGGCCTTCAGCCAGGGCGAGTTCAACTACGCAGCCGCCCTGTCGATCATCCTCGCGGTCGTCGTCGGCACCACCTCGGCGATCTTCTACCGGCTCACGAACAAGGCGCCCACCTCATGA
- a CDS encoding carbohydrate ABC transporter permease, which produces MTTTMNRTNGRAVAPKPAGTRPVRRRSEGSQPHQATRTKALVITGLVLFLIYSLAPVWWLIVSATKSQRDLYTTNGLWFSTIHLGTNLRQLFTYEDGIFLTWMRNTLIYGFLGTAGMTLICVACGYALAMYEFKGRGFLMGCIIGSFLIPGALLTIPSFLLFTDLNLVDTPSAIILPSFFNAFSVYLAKVYAEGAVPPELLEAARIDGAGEYRIFFTIGARLMSTGAATIFILGFVGMWNSFFGPLVFLRSSTKWTVMLGLYSWLKVKTDSSVDLTGMVVVGSIISLIPMVILMVSMQRYWRSGVTLGSLK; this is translated from the coding sequence ATGACCACGACCATGAACAGGACGAACGGCCGTGCCGTCGCACCGAAGCCGGCCGGCACGAGGCCAGTCCGGCGGCGCAGCGAGGGCAGTCAGCCCCACCAGGCCACCCGTACCAAAGCACTCGTCATCACCGGCCTCGTTCTCTTCCTGATCTACTCGCTCGCTCCTGTCTGGTGGCTGATCGTCTCGGCGACCAAGAGCCAGCGGGACCTCTACACCACCAACGGCCTGTGGTTCTCGACCATCCACCTCGGGACCAACCTGCGGCAGCTGTTCACCTACGAGGACGGCATCTTCCTCACCTGGATGCGGAACACGCTGATCTACGGGTTCCTGGGCACCGCAGGTATGACCCTGATCTGTGTGGCCTGTGGCTATGCCCTTGCCATGTACGAGTTCAAGGGCCGCGGATTCCTGATGGGCTGCATCATCGGGTCGTTCCTGATCCCCGGCGCCCTGCTGACCATTCCCTCGTTCCTGCTCTTCACCGACCTGAACCTCGTCGACACCCCGTCGGCCATCATCCTCCCGAGCTTCTTCAACGCCTTTTCCGTCTACCTCGCCAAGGTGTACGCGGAGGGAGCCGTCCCGCCCGAGCTGCTGGAGGCGGCACGTATCGACGGCGCGGGGGAGTACCGGATCTTCTTCACGATCGGCGCCCGCCTGATGTCCACCGGCGCCGCGACCATCTTCATCCTCGGCTTCGTCGGCATGTGGAACTCGTTCTTCGGTCCGCTGGTCTTCCTGCGCAGCAGCACCAAGTGGACGGTCATGCTCGGCCTGTATTCCTGGCTGAAGGTGAAGACGGACAGCTCCGTCGACCTCACCGGCATGGTGGTGGTCGGATCGATCATCTCGCTGATCCCGATGGTGATCCTCATGGTCTCGATGCAGCGCTATTGGCGTTCGGGGGTCACGCTCGGCAGCCTCAAGTGA
- a CDS encoding putative Ig domain-containing protein has translation MNPTPAAAGARVRQLGAFAAALLLVTGLLIAVARPAAAQELGTCAVTFRSTVSAQGFVHPGVGLTEPILENARRQIAAGAEPWTSSLQAMRRSSAAGTGVTSSNRSSADPTKPASDAFNSQGFNGRFIADGLKSYTQAILYVLTGEEVYRKNALDIIRIWEQMDPAKYEYFTDSHIHTGIPLNRMVSAAELLRYTSCADEGYPWTDADTRAFTDNLVVPVIKTFQNDNNYFMNQHSYPLMGAMAGAIFMDDTALYKRSVEWFTVNATAKDQGFNGSIARLFRWVDTNDATGKPIKNPHVQHAEMGRDQAHGGGDLTNAAIISRMLLAQGTKVDPVAGTVSDAPNAVGPYEFLDNRILAAADYFWRYMLGYDTPWTPMAYAISPDGTIRDTYNHISYGYRGRYNTASFWDIYYYYAFTRGEDVKKLAPYFAEAYAKRNGPLFYYGGGLNNAWDNVDGGGDSWLFAPASAAGQTVPPLPASPTILEVENKYTRLSGDVEQRTDGDTGYVRMSTAGHGSEIAYLSGSSKKQLLAFRIRTDGEVRLRLDRHDDRTILVPNTGGEWRYVMYPHSIGDILFIQATGNGTIDIDHINTNAAAELTPPTFDDTSTARIVDWKGATATADLSAHYTGTDSLAYTAQGLPTGATLDASTGQLTWTPAAAGSTVITVTVSDGTTVASHHVVLAAAHNRFEALTLAQQGHDADAEYVSDTRTAYDQALTTAEALRTKGTDDEYLAALAHLVTAVDGLTLVSPHTAVDGSLDYPSLVVASTAGANIGNLVDGDNQSGTVYSQAVNLSHTFDFGPDFRVSATRFGFQSNIFADRLANSTVYGSNDGKNWTRLTPGVTQFTQDFNTLAVDPAQREAQFRYLKVQMLKPLPDVLYGIVRNVFEMTEFHIYGERHEIGNLVKATSIASPQAIAGKIMTGDTVDVSVTAKKPIQQVTVTVQGVTAKANSADGVNWTASVELDNVPPGDIQVAVDYLDANGKAGPTAYGTTDGSKLYIAGDPTHFVDVAKLATVTASDKQWPGSGLGADEVGYLLFDRDPDTYGDLNSGAGAYYVIDFGAHATVRPEEVLILPRTSHPQRANGTVVQGSNDAQTWTDLTKPLTGAAANAWSDQPTSGGDHYRYLRIYNATSWYGNLSEVELYGDIKHDA, from the coding sequence GTGAATCCGACTCCAGCCGCCGCAGGTGCTCGCGTCCGACAACTTGGCGCGTTCGCCGCAGCGCTCCTGCTCGTCACCGGACTCCTCATCGCGGTAGCCCGGCCTGCCGCCGCCCAGGAGCTCGGCACGTGTGCCGTGACGTTCCGGTCCACTGTCAGCGCGCAGGGGTTCGTCCACCCCGGCGTCGGCCTGACCGAACCGATCCTGGAGAACGCCCGTCGGCAGATCGCCGCGGGCGCGGAACCCTGGACCTCGTCCTTGCAAGCGATGCGGCGGTCGTCGGCGGCCGGGACCGGGGTGACGTCGTCCAACCGGAGCAGCGCCGACCCGACCAAGCCCGCCTCCGACGCGTTCAACAGTCAGGGCTTCAACGGCCGCTTCATCGCCGACGGCCTGAAGTCCTACACGCAGGCGATCCTCTACGTGCTCACCGGTGAGGAGGTCTACCGCAAGAACGCCCTCGACATCATCCGCATCTGGGAGCAGATGGACCCCGCCAAGTACGAGTACTTCACCGACTCGCACATCCACACCGGCATACCCCTCAACCGCATGGTCTCCGCCGCCGAGCTGCTGCGCTACACCTCGTGCGCTGACGAGGGGTACCCCTGGACCGACGCGGACACGCGGGCGTTCACCGACAACCTTGTCGTCCCGGTCATCAAGACCTTCCAGAACGACAACAACTACTTCATGAACCAGCACAGCTACCCGCTCATGGGCGCGATGGCCGGAGCCATCTTCATGGACGACACCGCCCTCTACAAGCGGTCGGTCGAGTGGTTCACCGTCAACGCCACCGCGAAGGACCAGGGCTTCAACGGCTCGATCGCGCGGCTGTTCCGATGGGTCGACACCAACGACGCCACCGGCAAGCCGATCAAGAACCCGCACGTCCAGCACGCCGAGATGGGACGCGACCAGGCCCACGGCGGCGGCGACCTCACCAACGCGGCGATCATCTCCCGCATGCTCCTGGCACAGGGGACCAAGGTCGACCCCGTCGCCGGCACCGTCTCCGACGCCCCGAACGCAGTCGGCCCCTACGAGTTCCTCGACAACCGGATCCTCGCCGCCGCCGACTACTTCTGGCGATACATGCTCGGTTACGACACCCCGTGGACTCCGATGGCCTACGCCATTTCGCCTGACGGCACCATCCGCGACACCTACAACCACATCTCGTACGGCTACCGCGGGCGCTACAACACCGCGAGCTTCTGGGACATCTACTACTACTACGCGTTCACCCGCGGCGAGGACGTCAAGAAACTCGCGCCGTACTTCGCCGAGGCGTACGCCAAGCGCAACGGCCCCCTCTTCTACTACGGCGGCGGCCTCAACAACGCATGGGACAACGTGGACGGAGGCGGCGACTCGTGGCTCTTCGCGCCGGCCTCGGCGGCCGGGCAAACCGTCCCGCCGCTGCCTGCCAGTCCGACCATCCTCGAGGTCGAGAACAAGTACACCCGCCTCTCCGGCGACGTCGAGCAGAGAACCGACGGCGACACCGGCTACGTGCGGATGTCGACCGCGGGCCACGGCTCCGAGATCGCCTACCTCAGCGGCTCGAGTAAAAAGCAGCTCCTCGCCTTCCGGATCCGCACCGACGGCGAGGTCCGGCTGCGCCTCGACCGCCACGACGACCGAACGATCCTTGTGCCGAACACCGGCGGCGAATGGCGGTACGTCATGTACCCCCACTCCATCGGCGACATCCTGTTCATCCAGGCCACCGGCAACGGAACCATCGACATCGATCACATCAACACCAACGCCGCCGCCGAACTGACACCCCCGACCTTCGACGACACCTCCACCGCACGCATCGTCGACTGGAAGGGCGCGACCGCCACCGCCGACCTCTCCGCGCACTACACCGGCACCGACAGCCTCGCCTACACGGCCCAGGGACTGCCCACCGGGGCGACCCTCGACGCCTCCACCGGCCAACTGACCTGGACGCCCGCCGCAGCCGGCTCCACCGTCATCACCGTGACAGTCTCCGACGGCACCACGGTGGCGAGCCACCACGTCGTACTCGCCGCCGCCCACAACCGCTTCGAGGCGCTCACGCTCGCCCAGCAAGGCCACGACGCCGACGCCGAGTACGTCTCCGACACCCGGACCGCCTACGACCAGGCACTCACCACTGCCGAGGCCTTGCGCACGAAGGGAACCGACGACGAGTACCTCGCGGCGCTGGCCCACCTCGTGACGGCGGTCGACGGTCTCACCCTCGTCTCCCCGCACACGGCCGTGGACGGCAGTCTCGACTACCCCTCACTCGTGGTCGCCTCCACGGCCGGGGCCAACATCGGCAACCTCGTCGACGGCGACAACCAGTCGGGGACCGTGTACAGCCAGGCGGTCAACCTCTCCCACACCTTCGACTTCGGGCCCGACTTCCGGGTCTCGGCGACCCGCTTCGGATTCCAGAGCAACATCTTCGCCGACCGGCTCGCGAACTCCACCGTCTACGGCTCGAACGACGGCAAGAACTGGACCCGGCTGACCCCGGGCGTGACCCAGTTCACTCAGGACTTCAACACGCTCGCCGTCGACCCGGCTCAGCGCGAGGCGCAATTCCGCTACCTCAAGGTCCAGATGCTCAAACCCCTGCCCGACGTGCTCTACGGCATCGTCCGCAACGTGTTCGAGATGACCGAGTTCCACATCTACGGCGAACGGCACGAGATCGGCAACCTGGTCAAGGCGACCTCGATCGCCTCACCTCAGGCCATTGCGGGCAAGATCATGACGGGTGACACCGTCGACGTCTCGGTTACCGCGAAGAAGCCGATCCAACAGGTCACCGTCACCGTCCAAGGTGTGACGGCGAAGGCGAACTCGGCGGACGGCGTCAACTGGACCGCATCGGTCGAACTCGACAACGTGCCACCGGGCGACATCCAGGTCGCGGTCGACTACCTCGACGCCAACGGCAAGGCCGGGCCGACCGCCTACGGCACCACAGACGGATCGAAGCTGTACATCGCGGGCGACCCCACGCACTTCGTCGACGTGGCCAAGCTGGCCACCGTCACCGCCTCCGACAAACAGTGGCCGGGCAGCGGACTGGGCGCCGACGAGGTCGGCTACCTGCTCTTCGACCGCGACCCCGACACGTACGGCGACCTGAACAGCGGAGCGGGAGCGTACTACGTCATCGACTTCGGCGCGCACGCGACCGTACGGCCCGAGGAGGTTCTGATCCTGCCTCGGACCAGCCACCCGCAGCGGGCCAACGGCACCGTCGTGCAGGGGTCGAACGACGCCCAGACCTGGACCGACCTCACCAAGCCACTCACCGGGGCCGCCGCGAACGCCTGGAGCGACCAGCCCACCTCGGGCGGAGACCACTACCGGTACCTGCGGATCTACAACGCCACGAGCTGGTACGGCAACCTCTCCGAGGTCGAACTCTACGGCGACATCAAGCACGACGCGTGA